The DNA segment GAATGGAGGGTTCCAAGCCGGAAAATATAAGGAAGAACAGATACAAGAATATTATACCGTTCGATCACACCCGTGTAATACTCAGAGACGTCCCGCCTGACGCCCCGCCGGGGTCGGACTACATCAACGCTAACTACATCCGATGTGACTTCATCGACTCCAATTCTGAATCACACGAGGTGAACGGCTGTAACGAAAACAACAGCCCCAACACTAAGGATATGGCGAAGACCAAAGACAAATCGTCTCCAATGCACACGGGTGTCATCATCACCGAAGAGAAACCGAGAGAAACAATGAAAGGTTACGGCAACGGAACACATAAAACTATACCGTCCTTCGAACCGTGCGTTCTAAGAACGAATCCGAATTACGTGAACACAACGATACCGAAAACGACGGAGAAGTTAGACAAATGCGATCCGGACAAGGTTTACAACAAGATATACATTGCGACCCAGGGTTGTCTATCCACTACCATCTATCAGTTCTGGTCGATGATATGGCAAGAGGACGTGCgcattataataatgaccACGAAGGAAATCGAGCGCGGGAAAGTCAAGTGCGAGCGCTACTGGCCCGAATTAAACAAGACGGAAGTCATCAAGAAGTACACTATTTTTAACGAATCCGAGTCATCCACCCAAGATTACACTTTACGACGGTTCCTGATTACGAAGAAAGACGAAACAAAGAAGAGGACCATATATCATTTCCACTTCACCGCCTGGCCGGACCACGGGGTGCCGTCCGAGCCTGGCCGAGTTCTGAATATTCTTCTGGACGTGAACTACAGACTTCAACAGATAATGACCAGTCCTGACCCCCCAAACCAGGCTGTGATCTGCGTGCATTGTTCCGCGGGGATCGGTAGGACGGGCACGTTCATAGTCATAGATATGATTCTGGATCAAATACGGAAGGAGGGTTTTAACTTCGAAATAGATATCCATCGTACGGTGCAAATGGTCCGCGACCAGCGCTCCGGTATGGTCCAGAACGAGGCGCAATACAAGTTCATATACATGGCCCTCTTGGAGTTCATCGAAACTGAGAAGCAAAGGGCCATGGGTCTCGGGCCGACGCCGTCGCTGGACGCCACTCGCATATGATCCGAGATGTTTTGTAAATACGTCAAGAAgaaaaatcgtttaaaatgctttattaATCGTAAAGGGGCGAGTAGAGGTCTAGTGTTCCCTAAAACtatactataaaatgttaGATGTACGTTAAGAATTTACGCTAGgtcgtttattaattttatcatagttttattgaagatattgcaatattttatagaagtggaaatatatttatgtataataataacggaattattaataaatttagtatttaagttACGTTTTTTCAAAAGACGCAGTATGATAGTGatcattatctttttttttttttgtcttctaACGATTGTAAATGTTACATTGTCTTCGTACTTTCCGTAGTTGTACGCCACGATAAGCTAGACTTTAGTACTAACagtctataaataatactatatcgCTGATTGTTACTCGGGACATGATTATTTTTCCTCATACAATGCTAATTCTAATACGTCactgtgtaatttttttaatgtataaaacgaaatcaatgATAGTGAATATAGGACATGTAACGGAGACCTGAAGAATGTTTCAAATTGTTGCTTTAAAAATGTGTACTATACGGAGTCAGGAGATTGACTTCAAAGTGATCTCgaatcaatttttaattagagagagtatattatttacttttactcATGATAGTCCTTTACAGtagcaataaaaacaaaatataagcgTGTCTCAGACGAGCAGGTCCGGGCCGCGGTGTTAGGGATagattaacaatatttttctataaaaaaaaatgctatgaACCCTGTtactaattgtttaaaatatatttgtagtcGGGAGCTTAAAAGGAGCATTTTGTAACATCCGTCACACACAATATCCAACCCCTTGTAGAGACATCGGTGTCTGTCAATGAGGTACTTCTCTTtggtatatttattgtatcttctatagatttttaattttacagtaGTGAGAATTCTGAGGTGCTTTGTAACTGTGCTTACTCGTCTTAGACGATAGTGGATATTATCTTCATCTTAACATGTTATAATGGAATTGGAAATCGATTTGttacttagttttatttcatcgattttgatgaatttatttttatttacaaaatttacttaataaataacagtatGTTTTGAATATCGACCGAGGCGTCCGTCGCTGTTTATTCAGAACTGGCAtgtaatttcaaatgttttgttggcattttatttatctattccTGTATGTAAAGCTGAGCTTAAACAATGCATGAATATAGAATGAAGCGAATTGTTATCTGCTGAAGATATAtgttgtgttataataattaataaaatgtgatattgtacagtttatattattatttcattacccCAGTAGCAAGACTTGTAActagtttgaaaaaatatacatccaTGTGAAAaccatataaaaactattttggtaatatttttatggaaacaatattcaaaacataatGGAGCTGAACCTTAAACAGAAAatctcaatataataaaaaaaaaaattgagacaAGTAGGCAATGgttctttaaaaatgttttaattttttttttttagaacaaTCATGTAAAACtaagcaaatatttaaattttttcagttTTGGCGAGACTAATGCGATAGTAGCTGAAATTTTagtatgtaaatattgttaaataacaataaaaaggtAAAAGATCATTTGTTGTCTGCCTTAGCAACAATAACAGTTTAATAGTAAGAAATTTACAGTAGCACAAGTGTAACACTTATACGGGGAATGAATTGAaactaaaagaatattattctgagaaagaaaattcatttatatttattaatttagtacaaaataaattcaagtctattaaaattttaatgatgtgaaataattgctaggtgtaaaaaaattttgttaatttactctctttaaatgatattattaacagCTAGTCGTCATTATTCACTGGAATTTCTTCAATGCCTTCAGTTTCATTCACTAAAGCTCTCTCTAGAATCACTCTGCCTTCTTTATATCTGAAAGATaagcatttttaatgtataacggttatattgaaatgtatataCGGCCTTGGTGTTTTTGTTTACCTTTGATTCTCTTCTGTAGCAAATTCGTAAACCCAACCAAGTTTTGTCGCGCAGTTTTTACAAGATACATCCCTCACCATATGCCTTCCCGTCAACATAACACGATCCTGGACCTCCGAGTACACAAGATTGACCACTTTGTGGAAGAGATATGCGCGTCctacaataaattatgatgaatataaatgtttaagttgctaataaatatgaataaaggtCATTGTATTACGTTACAACCTGTAGCTCCAGTAAATCTAGTACTTATAAGTTCCGAACGGTTTGTTAATACTACATCGCATGCTGCACATGAAAATAATCGGGTCCCACCAATATGGTCCAAGAATATTTTGCCCATTTCTCTTATTTTCCTTTGTCTCTCTGGCTCATACGCTGTataactttgtatattttgttttgatggATTGTTGACTGACTGAGCTTTCTAACGAATCTGTCAGCTGAtcaaacagataatataaagtattaacaTCTATATTTCACAGTTgttcattgttataataaaaaaatatatagtcatagtatatataatacaaatatttcttcatagcattttatcacttaactatacatatgaatatttataatagataaaaaagtatgttttaaaattagagCACTATGACTATTGTCGTGTTTTCCATTTTAGAAGTCGAACGTGATCATAGAACTAAGTAATCCACTTATTAGTCTATCTAGAAGATGTAAGGGCCTATAGTAAATGAGACACAAATAATACAGGaggttattattttcatagatGAAAAGTAGATTTTAGTGGGAGGTTCCGCCCCTTACGAGACGATAAACATGATCCAATACCTCAGGgacaataaattcttttagtaGCATTTTGctacaagtttttttatttaagctaataaaataaatgttatggtTGTCTAAATGTATGTAACCTTTGACAATTATTTCACTGTCTAGCTTGTTGATTCGTTTCCTAAGTTACTAAGTGCTTTCAGTttcgacaaaatatttttttacaaaaagtaaatagtGTAGTGTAGATGTAACatacaaaatcaaaataaatgtacgtttaaaaataatggaaaGTATAAAAGATGACGCGATACATAACACTGCTATGAAACTAGCAgaggaattaaaaaatctttctatatataaatcgatTTATAGTGATGTTCAGGTGAAGGTTACAGAGGGACCGTTTTAAATAACGCGatgttaaatagttttaatttattttatgtcatgataaattttctgtttaaCAGAAATTAGTTTCCTCACCAAATGTAAACAAAGaagattttaaacaaagtttaCAACAGGCTATGAAAGAAAAGGGCTTAGACACAAAGCTAAGGAACACCGTCTTTCATTGGGTTAGAACACAGGGTAAACAAAGTGTAAGTATTACATGggactatattttaatataaatttagcttttatatgaatatttttatttcaaaagggACAAAATGATATAATCGTGTCCTACtctaatatgtttatttataaaagtcaaaaactagatcttttattaaattatactttgatatcataaatatgtaatggATAGGCGAATATTGTATTTCACGCTTATTTAACAGTTCATGATAGTAAATACATATTGTATACTTTTGACAGAAGTTAGATCCGTTAACGTCGTTGTCAAAAGCAAGTCTGCAATGGGAGAAACGAATACACAAGTCGCTTAATTCAATGTGTTCAGATCTTGAGACATCACTAGCAAAAATACGATCTCAGAGCGAACAAGAAGAACTTACGGAGAAATGGAATGAACTTAGCACTTACAGTTTAGGTATTTAGAATTTGGTGGAAACTAACAATTTTGatacattttgataatttttcacAGCAGCGAGGaggcattatatatatttttggtcctaaaattaatgacagttgtaaaaaaaaaaaacatctttttaTCGGACCGTAGTAATTATTAGATTAATGTTTTGTGTTTtagatttatcaaaatatagaCCAGTTTACGCGCCAAAAGACTTTTTAGACGTTTTACTGACTTTATCAGGTTACGTTCCGTTTACAAGAGAGTAAGTATTATACTCATTTAGAAAGTATACACGTTCGTAAGACatgcaaataaaatgattaaatgaTTTCAGAGACGAACCGAAATGGGAATTCTCACATCTACCTctacaagtaaaaaatttgGAGCAATTGGTTCGTATAACTATTAAAACGACTGTGAAATTTTACTTGCATCTGTATTGCTTAGGAactgtaaagaaaaatatttgacactTATTACCCCgtacacaaattatatacatatatataaatatattaatactataaatatatttatgtggtGTAGTCGTGTTATGGTGTGCTCAGCGTGTAAACTCGCCATCTATTACAAAGCAATTTGAAAAATGAGGGCAAATTTCTAGAGAAAAATCTACGTGGAGTGGTGTAATGGTGAACCGTTACTGGGAGTGAATCCTAATATGCCCAGCACTGTGCCCGGTTTCGCCACTCTAGAGGCCGAACGCATCGGTCTAGGAGAGAGAGTCTCTGCTCTGGGATACGCTCCTGTCATACAGGAGTTCCTGAAGAAGGGAAGCCCACAGTGTTTGCGAGCGAGACTCTGGTCTCAGGTTTTGGGGGCGGAAGTTAAACAGCAGGTAGATCGTACgacattataaaagtaacgtGTTAAGGAATgccctataaaaatattgattaatttcaGCAAATAGCGTACTTCAATCAGTTACAGAAGAGCGTTTTGGAAGTCGACTTGATGATCGACAAGCTTATATTTAAGGATGTTCAATTAACCGCCTCGAATGATGACCAGTACTTCGTGTTCGAAGACTTACTTTATCAGGTAACAACTGACAAACTCGctgaaaatacaataaatacagaATATGACACTTGTATAtcagttacaaaatatataaaataaaaaaatacattttacttaataacattaattattaatgttagtgTTTAAGAGAAGctacatatttgtatttctttttgacTGAAGTCCACGTCTGtgcggatatttttttttaaatttaagccaCGAAAAGCATTAGgcttttaattctaatttttaaatttaatatgtaaaataacttaaatgtgAAAGTTAGTGAGGATGTACGGATCTCTCTCTTAGGCAAAATCAACTTAACagattttgattaaactttgTAGTAACTTAGACATCAGTATAAGTTATAGGCTATAATTTATGCCGGAAATTCTTGTATATATCGCGTTAGCACGGTATAACAGATGTGTTGTGTATGAAGTCCCGACACACAGaccatagatggcgctgtcggTTGGTCGTGGTTGGTTGTCGCGAGTTTTAACACGGTTTACCTCGAGTCTGATACTCTGATTACTTTGATAGTAGATTTACACTCGAGTACGAGTCGCGAGACGAGGCACGAGCCGAAGCACAAGATGAGAGTGTAAATAGTCGCTCGCGGCCCGCCTCGTGTCTTGTCTCGCGACTCGCAGCGCTCGTATCCGGAGGTGCGAGCTGTGATACGAGACGAAGCACAAGACGAGTAAATATAGTTTGAGAATATTTCGAAAATCGAAAACAAAGTCATAACATTATTACGGCAGGTGATGTTGTGTTTCTCTCGCGACGGGGAGGTGTTGTCCCGCGCTCGCTCGACCGCGTTGACGGTACCGGTGCGGGGTCGGAACGAGAGGACCGCCTTCCCGCCCAGCGGAGTGGTGCCATTCCATGGCTTCACCATGTACGGTATGTTATATTGCGGTGTGAGCGAGTAATCACATCACCATATCATGAAATCACTTACTACATAACACATCaagtacaaatatttgaaataaagattattgatgatttgtattttaaacagattCTCTATCAGTTTTGCTTTAATGTGTATCTATGACTGTTCTTTCAGCGACGCCATTTTGTTATCTTTACGACGACCCGGTCCAACTCTACTACATATTTCGCGCCTTTTATATTCGTTACTGGCACAGACTGCACTACATTTCAACGCATCCAcaggtaaaattttactactgtttttattctttttatcatattacataattaaaatcctGTATTCTAGGGTATAGTCTCATTATGTCTTCTTTACGAGAGGTTACTGGAGGCTCACGAACCTTTGCTGTGGATACATTTCcgcaacattaatataaatccgTGAGTGTCAAACTTTATCATACGAAGCAATAActgcttataaataaatctattgtaatttaattcctTGACTTTACCtatatcgtatttttttttaattttgtaatattaataatgttatttatataaaggcaAGGCATTATTTTGCAGCATCCGAGTTGTGTTTAAATGGATAATGCGAGCTTTCAGCGGACATCTGCCGCCGGACCAACTCTTACTTCTCTGGGACTCGATACTCGGATACGATTGTTTGGAAATTTTACCTCTATTAGCTGTAGCCATATTGAGTTTcagaaaggaaaatatttttcaggtaAACACGTTACAAAATGTCGATGCTGTGCTAGCGGACCTGTCGACCATATCGGTCGTACCTTTATTACAATTGGCTTTGATGAAgtcgtaaattaaaattttgtcataatttttttttaaattgtgttcAGAAACGAGTTATATactctatataataattttggtaaATGACATTTTTCGTTTTAGAACTGTCAATTGttgataaaaacatttagtaGAAACACGTACGATAGACGAGCCAACTGCAATGactttaatagatttaatgttttctcaaagtgtaaataaaactatatgtttataatgttagtgaattcatttttaatgttaacgaATTGATATTTATCGTAAAGATCAAATTATGTCGATGCGTGTGTCCCCACTCACCGTTATATAGatgtattgttttgtatagagttttatagcatttttttggttttgtaaacgaatttatagtaataaaacacGCATGTTATGTTCAACGgtcgttttatttgaaattaaacgataattatatatcatgtAACATTCTTTATTCAAATCTTTTGACATATGACACACCAGTTGCCTTCCTCATAGAAACTCTTTTCGACGACGACTCCTTGGTTCCGGCACAGTTCCTCGAGCTCGTGTTCCTCGAACACGTGGTAATATCTCAGCAGGGTCTGGCTGGACTCATTCTCCAGTTTGTTCTCCTTGATTTTCCTGAGTTTCCACGGCACTAAAACGTCGTTATGTTTGAACTGCGTCCTGTTCTGATGCACCGGTAGCTGAATGCCGGCCGTCTTGTAAGTATCCGATTCGGTGTTTTCTTTGTCCTTACAGAGATAGTTCGATTTACTCTGATCCTTCGCCCACACAGTGACGAGTGCTCTTCCTCCGGGACGTAAAAGACGAGCTATTGAGGCGATCGCTTGACGTCTCCTGGCCTGTGAAACATATATGATATGagataatcattaataaaacagtGTTGTTTGAAATGTGTAACGTATTTTTTAGGTCCCAtcattaccaaaaaaaatcataggcTTCAGAAATATTTGTACACATCGGCGCAATTcctattatttcaataatcaataattaaagacagttaaaattatcagGGCTTCCCCGCATAGCCGTTTGAGTAGCCACCTGTTAAATTGGTGGGTgtaaatagaggcgagagaGCAGATTAAAAACAGTCAGTTGCAGGGATCGGACCTCGTCGATATAAAGGATTCGTCAAACCGTTTACGATCTTCTATTACACGAGAGGCCGACGATAATGAAGAACAAGGCATTTGCGACGTCACTAATGCTGACGTCATAGTCTTTAAAAACCACGAAAGGAATCCGACAtacataataatcaaaaaaggACGAAGTACAGGAAGCATTCTGCCAACATGCCTCATAACTTATAAAGGACACTTtctatgtacaaaaaaaagacGAAGATACCAGAAGATTGAATGTGTTAAAGACCCGCCGTGACCCTTGACCTTTAAATAGAAATGGAATATCAGGATGACCACTCCTCGTTCAATCATATATCATCAAATACTGAGAAGACACTTTTCATCATGCTCAGCAGCATAGATTGATGTTTATAAGCCCTGAAACTAAATTTTGGGTTCTTCATAAACTGATTCCTAAAGAAACCAAAGCAGGCACTGGATAAAGTTTTAACCAGTTGTTAACACCTTTAATGTACTGTTACAGAGACTCTTAATACCTCTcttctctttaaaattatccCAAAAGACTATCTcctaataaaacacaaaaattgaTACGActacaaaatttcattattattctcttaaaatttttgcatacAGCCTTGGACTTTGaagaaaatcttcataatGTTGGGTACTCAAATTTTGGTCCCTATACCTCCTCCAGCATGTCTGGCCACAGATAACTCACGTAAGTACTGAAGTGATGTATGACGGCGACGCACAGCACAGCGTCGGCGCGGCCGTCACAGAGCGGCGCGTGCAATACGTCCGCCCGCACGCAGCACGCGCGCGTGACTGCCCTGCACTCGGACAACAGCCCCGCGCTGTACTCGCAAGCGATCTGTTCAGAAACGGAAGTTCATTCGAATCAAACGGATgcactgatatttttttatatcattataaatggctgaatagatttttttttaattcttaacggctgcataaaaatgaataatgaaTTAACCTGCAATAGATCATTCCTATTGAGTATGTTCTTCCCATTTCCAGCTCCAAGGTCCAGTACGATAGAGCCGGGTGGTATGTCTTGGAGGAATTCCACCACCTTCGGCCAGGGCTTGTGACGAGTCGAACTGAAGTGACCAGCTATCTGCTCATATACctggaattataattatattattaaagcattGAGAACATAAGTGtaggatttatttatgtatgggGCATACTTATAGCGATTATTCTGTCTTAACTTTGCTTGACTTTGGTTTAATGGGTTtatctaagaaaaaaatatgcagtatgcggttatatatataatttgatactCACTTAGAGTTTAAGTAATaatgaaagttaaaataacagaAGAATGTAATGTTGAATTCTCTAGACTAGAGTGAGGGCAATAGCTTAACTGTCAAAGCCAGTAGGACTCGACACTCCAGGGACAAAGGTTCGAATCATGATTATGTCAacgaatttttcatttattatcttctctatgaattttaattcaagtatataattttactaaaataatcaacaaaatatacaaatatcaaaCCTGATGTACATGGAGATCTTCTAAATGTGAAGCGACTTCATCCAAGTCGGCCGTCGCCCTGCTGTCACAGAGCGTCTCATAACAACAGTTACACCGCCCCTGCCTCGTCTTCCTGAATGTCAAAGATATCCGCGTCCCGCGAGCTTTTGTTTCACTCGTGATCACTTTCACTAGTCCATTATCGATTTTTCTGACTTCTATGATGGGATCCCATGTCCTCGGTTGAATGCCATGCTGCCAGTCATATCTTATTAAAGATTTGtttcacattaaatttatataaagattcgTGTGTTATATCTGTTACTGTAAAAGTTCAAACTGCGGTAAATCTTAGGATTTTCcagtaaattttagtattGACCGATATGAGTTGGTAAATGTTGAAAATAGGATGATTTTTTCGAGTTTTTTTACCTTTAGAATTCAGTACATGCTAGGTTTTACTGCTGTCAGCTGGCAGATGTTGGTTTaaggaataaaacaataaagaattCTCAATTATCTACTTCAATAAACGTAACCGAACCTAAACTGATACCTCTTTGGGACATTTACTATTAAGAATTGGTAAGTTTTAGGTTTTACTGGATAATCTCAGGACTTACCGCAGTTTGAACTTGTAcagtaacatatatatgtattgttaattattttactatcaaTCACCTTGCTTCAGCTTGCATAACCAGCAATGATCTAGACGGCACCACCACTGGTACATACGCCTTACTGTGATGTTTCCAGTCCATTACAACTGATGAATTCAACGACAGAGATAAAATTGTATCTCCGAATGGACTGTGTTTGTCCACATGACTTGGTATACctgaacaaatataaaaaaatcgtaacattattttaaaactaatgtttaaaatgatttatatttataattacttaataaataagaaatgtcCATATTTCCTTACCTTGTCCTGGACTATACTTATTGACAGTTAATTGGTCTGGAATGCTAAAATTAATACCATAATCTTCAAGTCTCTTCCAAATAATTTCACATTCTTGGGGTATTTTCTCATCAAGGGGTTGATTTAAGTCTACATCGTTAGAGCCATATCTAAATTCATAGCCGTAATGTTTCACTTGTCTATTCTTCAAGTTTGATTCATCAATCCAGTCAAAGAGTTCGTATAGCTGCTTCTCTTCATCTTCAGTGATAAATTCTTCTATTAATGTTAAACCTTCAGGATTACTCGAGGAACAAATTATCTCGTTGTTTGGAActgaaaattatgataaacttgtatgaaataattaagtgATGAGAAGGTGAGAATAATTTCTATAACATTCACTTACCACTTTCAACAAAACACATGTATAAAGGCACGTCACTATTGCCGCTTAAAGTACCGTCATATGTATCGTAAAAGATTTTCGCTTCTTCAATTCTACTGAacacaataaaacaatgtgaATCGCCTTTTTCtgctatgaattttaaaactatcggTGTGGGTGTTATCTTctctaacattaataataaatcatttttcttaaaaccaGTGGCTTGGCCTACGTTACACAGTACTATAttctaaaaacattaacactacttaattaaataaataattaaaatgaaaactagGAAAAAACTTAACTATACTTACCAATCCTGGAATAtctgtacatataattttcttagaaTTTTTAAGTCTCACAGCAAATCGCTTCTTTTTACGTTCTATTTTTCGCAATTCatccattattttaattaaaaccacttatctcttaatattaagatataccTACTTTACCTACTTTTGtaagttatgtttttaataacctATTTACTGACAGCTGTCGTTAGTTTGACAATTATTTCAGTCCAAatctcaattatttatatgtattgttattaGAACTCTTTatctcttattttataaatgaaagttgCCCAGTTCTCATTTGAATTTAGCAAACCGAAGcagaactaatattatttataatatttaatggaacattaattaataactacaaaagctcaattattatttttttgtttctcctaatatcaaataaacttttttttatataaaatggctCTCATCCGTGCagagacgtgcacagtatattctgccaatgtcgtgtagaatggaggagacacgaTTCAGGATTAACTTATGAATAGGAGATATTACtgtatcatcatcatcggagcccactgctgagcaaaggcctctttttaacatggagaaggttagagcattaatcaccacgcttgctcaagatgggttggcgatttcaatcttataatacgtat comes from the Danaus plexippus chromosome 15, MEX_DaPlex, whole genome shotgun sequence genome and includes:
- the LOC116766209 gene encoding tyrosine-protein phosphatase corkscrew gives rise to the protein MITRRWFHPSLNGIDAEKLLLDKGRDGYFLARPSMSNKGDFTLSVRRGTAITHIKIQNNGEFLDLYGGEKFATLSELVQFYMDNQGQLREKNGNIIRLKTPLNCADPTTERWYHGQLTAKEAERMMLENGKNGSFLVRESQRQPGDFVLSVRTRDRVTHVILRRQDNKYDVGGGQQFDDIVSLIEHYRNYPMVETNGEVLRLIQPFNATRIQVQHFHTRVKQLQKENEGPIESMAYKQGFWEEFETLQMMENLQLFDRMEGSKPENIRKNRYKNIIPFDHTRVILRDVPPDAPPGSDYINANYIRCDFIDSNSESHEVNGCNENNSPNTKDMAKTKDKSSPMHTGVIITEEKPRETMKGYGNGTHKTIPSFEPCVLRTNPNYVNTTIPKTTEKLDKCDPDKVYNKIYIATQGCLSTTIYQFWSMIWQEDVRIIIMTTKEIERGKVKCERYWPELNKTEVIKKYTIFNESESSTQDYTLRRFLITKKDETKKRTIYHFHFTAWPDHGVPSEPGRVLNILLDVNYRLQQIMTSPDPPNQAVICVHCSAGIGRTGTFIVIDMILDQIRKEGFNFEIDIHRTVQMVRDQRSGMVQNEAQYKFIYMALLEFIETEKQRAMGLGPTPSLDATRI
- the LOC116766249 gene encoding protein yippee-like 5, with the translated sequence MGKIFLDHIGGTRLFSCAACDVVLTNRSELISTRFTGATGRAYLFHKVVNLVYSEVQDRVMLTGRHMVRDVSCKNCATKLGWVYEFATEENQRYKEGRVILERALVNETEGIEEIPVNNDD
- the LOC116766431 gene encoding TBC1 domain family member 19 codes for the protein MESIKDDAIHNTAMKLAEELKNLSIYKSIYSDVQKLVSSPNVNKEDFKQSLQQAMKEKGLDTKLRNTVFHWVRTQGKQSKLDPLTSLSKASLQWEKRIHKSLNSMCSDLETSLAKIRSQSEQEELTEKWNELSTYSLDLSKYRPVYAPKDFLDVLLTLSGYVPFTREDEPKWEFSHLPLQVKNLEQLRKIYVEWCNGEPLLGVNPNMPSTVPGFATLEAERIGLGERVSALGYAPVIQEFLKKGSPQCLRARLWSQVLGAEVKQQQIAYFNQLQKSVLEVDLMIDKLIFKDVQLTASNDDQYFVFEDLLYQVMLCFSRDGEVLSRARSTALTVPVRGRNERTAFPPSGVVPFHGFTMYATPFCYLYDDPVQLYYIFRAFYIRYWHRLHYISTHPQGIVSLCLLYERLLEAHEPLLWIHFRNININPIRVVFKWIMRAFSGHLPPDQLLLLWDSILGYDCLEILPLLAVAILSFRKENIFQVNTLQNVDAVLADLSTISVVPLLQLALMKS
- the LOC116766430 gene encoding alkylated DNA repair protein alkB homolog 8 isoform X2, giving the protein MLEKITPTPIVLKFIAEKGDSHCFIVFSRIEEAKIFYDTYDGTLSGNSDVPLYMCFVESVPNNEIICSSSNPEGLTLIEEFITEDEEKQLYELFDWIDESNLKNRQVKHYGYEFRYGSNDVDLNQPLDEKIPQECEIIWKRLEDYGINFSIPDQLTVNKYSPGQGIPSHVDKHSPFGDTILSLSLNSSVVMDWKHHSKAYVPVVVPSRSLLVMQAEARYDWQHGIQPRTWDPIIEVRKIDNGLVKVITSETKARGTRISLTFRKTRQGRCNCCYETLCDSRATADLDEVASHLEDLHVHQVYEQIAGHFSSTRHKPWPKVVEFLQDIPPGSIVLDLGAGNGKNILNRNDLLQIACEYSAGLLSECRAVTRACCVRADVLHAPLCDGRADAVLCVAVIHHFSTYARRRQAIASIARLLRPGGRALVTVWAKDQSKSNYLCKDKENTESDTYKTAGIQLPVHQNRTQFKHNDVLVPWKLRKIKENKLENESSQTLLRYYHVFEEHELEELCRNQGVVVEKSFYEEGNWCVICQKI
- the LOC116766430 gene encoding alkylated DNA repair protein alkB homolog 8 isoform X1; the encoded protein is MDELRKIERKKKRFAVRLKNSKKIICTDIPGLNIVLCNVGQATGFKKNDLLLMLEKITPTPIVLKFIAEKGDSHCFIVFSRIEEAKIFYDTYDGTLSGNSDVPLYMCFVESVPNNEIICSSSNPEGLTLIEEFITEDEEKQLYELFDWIDESNLKNRQVKHYGYEFRYGSNDVDLNQPLDEKIPQECEIIWKRLEDYGINFSIPDQLTVNKYSPGQGIPSHVDKHSPFGDTILSLSLNSSVVMDWKHHSKAYVPVVVPSRSLLVMQAEARYDWQHGIQPRTWDPIIEVRKIDNGLVKVITSETKARGTRISLTFRKTRQGRCNCCYETLCDSRATADLDEVASHLEDLHVHQVYEQIAGHFSSTRHKPWPKVVEFLQDIPPGSIVLDLGAGNGKNILNRNDLLQIACEYSAGLLSECRAVTRACCVRADVLHAPLCDGRADAVLCVAVIHHFSTYARRRQAIASIARLLRPGGRALVTVWAKDQSKSNYLCKDKENTESDTYKTAGIQLPVHQNRTQFKHNDVLVPWKLRKIKENKLENESSQTLLRYYHVFEEHELEELCRNQGVVVEKSFYEEGNWCVICQKI